One genomic region from Salinicola endophyticus encodes:
- a CDS encoding UbiA family prenyltransferase — MGATAVGRQRRRRGADVWLRLGRVSNLPTVWSNALAGALLAGASGSFASGLVVLTALTLCYLGGMYLNDACDATIDARERADRPIPSGEVGRATVALIGLALLAAAVLLLFTTGAAAGTAGLALAAAVLLYDLRHKRVSWSPLVMGGCRLLCYLVAALALGGQLGAPLWLGALGLACHVIGLTYAARQEAYDRLGALWPLGVLAVPLLLTLAAVLWMPGTALLATLLWLGYLAWGLRCLTWLRRRAPGDVPRAVVGLIAAISLYDAVLIATLGQPLLALLAVCAWAATLQLQRLSAGT, encoded by the coding sequence GTGGGTGCGACAGCAGTTGGGCGTCAGCGTCGACGCCGAGGCGCTGACGTCTGGCTGAGGCTGGGCCGGGTCTCCAATCTACCCACGGTATGGAGCAATGCCCTGGCCGGTGCGCTGCTGGCCGGGGCCAGCGGATCGTTCGCATCCGGCCTGGTGGTGCTGACCGCACTGACGCTGTGCTATCTCGGCGGCATGTATCTCAACGACGCCTGCGACGCCACCATCGATGCGCGGGAGCGCGCCGACCGCCCGATCCCTAGTGGCGAAGTCGGGCGCGCCACGGTCGCGCTGATTGGCCTGGCGCTGCTGGCCGCTGCCGTGCTGCTGCTGTTCACCACCGGCGCCGCAGCCGGCACGGCGGGCCTGGCGCTGGCTGCGGCGGTGCTGCTCTATGACCTGCGACACAAACGCGTGAGCTGGAGCCCGCTGGTCATGGGGGGCTGCCGCCTGCTCTGCTATCTGGTCGCAGCGCTCGCGCTGGGTGGCCAGCTCGGCGCACCGCTATGGCTGGGGGCGCTGGGGCTGGCTTGCCATGTCATCGGCCTGACCTATGCCGCACGTCAGGAGGCCTACGACCGTCTAGGCGCGCTGTGGCCCCTGGGGGTACTGGCGGTCCCGCTGCTGCTCACGCTGGCCGCGGTACTGTGGATGCCGGGCACCGCGCTGCTGGCCACGCTGCTGTGGCTGGGCTATCTCGCCTGGGGGTTGCGCTGTCTCACCTGGCTGCGCAGGCGCGCCCCCGGCGACGTGCCGCGGGCGGTGGTCGGCCTGATTGCCGCGATCTCACTTTACGATGCGGTGCTGATCGCCACCCTGGGTCAGCCGCTGCTGGCCCTGCTCGCGGTCTGTGCCTGGGCCGCCACGCTGCAGTTGCAGCGTCTCTCTGCCGGCACCTGA
- the eboE gene encoding metabolite traffic protein EboE: protein MQLPDDLGQLTYCLNVHPTQTWDEVRRALEGPVAYVRRTLAPDVSFGLGLRLSAQALEELRAPEARAELKAILRRHDYRLVTMNGFPFGPFHGVPVKAAVYQPDWKQRARLDYTCWLADLMTELAQPGDMLSLSTVPGTYGPLTAGAEAAMADNLLKCVAHCVGLLERTGVSVAIALEPEPCCFLETIEGTLAFFHNYLFCDSAAARVAELSGLSLTQAQAALPRHLGVCYDVCHAAVEFEDPTTSVAALRDAGVPIHKLQLSAALRVPALDTATREGLASFCEPTYLHQVVARSASGLIRYSDLPEALADPQRSDGEEWRVHFHVPIFVADIPPFSTTQDFLVEILALHRRQPISTHLEVETYTWQVLPEALRRQRLEVAVVKELEWVRQQLGVSVDAEALTSG, encoded by the coding sequence ATGCAGCTGCCTGACGATCTGGGTCAGTTGACCTACTGCCTCAACGTGCACCCGACCCAGACCTGGGATGAGGTGCGCCGCGCCCTCGAGGGGCCGGTGGCCTATGTGCGCCGTACGCTGGCGCCGGATGTCTCTTTCGGGCTCGGCCTGCGCCTCTCCGCCCAGGCGCTGGAGGAGCTGCGCGCGCCGGAAGCCCGTGCCGAACTCAAAGCGATCCTGAGGCGTCACGATTACCGCCTGGTCACCATGAACGGTTTCCCCTTCGGCCCCTTCCACGGCGTGCCGGTGAAGGCCGCGGTCTATCAGCCGGACTGGAAGCAGCGGGCACGCCTCGACTACACCTGCTGGCTCGCCGATCTGATGACGGAGCTGGCCCAGCCCGGCGACATGCTCAGCCTGAGCACCGTACCCGGCACCTATGGGCCACTGACCGCGGGCGCCGAGGCGGCCATGGCCGACAATCTGCTCAAGTGCGTGGCGCACTGCGTGGGGTTGCTCGAACGTACCGGCGTCAGCGTGGCCATCGCGCTGGAGCCGGAGCCCTGCTGCTTTCTCGAGACCATCGAGGGGACACTGGCGTTCTTCCATAACTACCTGTTCTGCGACAGCGCCGCCGCCCGCGTGGCCGAGCTGAGCGGACTCTCCCTGACCCAGGCCCAGGCGGCGCTGCCGCGCCACCTCGGGGTGTGCTACGACGTCTGCCATGCGGCGGTCGAGTTCGAGGACCCCACGACCAGCGTCGCCGCTCTGCGCGACGCAGGTGTGCCCATCCATAAGCTGCAGTTGAGCGCGGCGCTGCGCGTGCCGGCGCTCGATACGGCGACCCGTGAAGGGCTGGCGAGCTTCTGCGAACCGACCTATCTGCATCAGGTCGTGGCGCGCAGCGCGAGCGGGCTGATTCGCTACAGCGATCTTCCCGAGGCGCTCGCGGACCCGCAACGATCCGATGGCGAAGAGTGGCGCGTGCACTTCCACGTGCCGATCTTCGTCGCCGACATCCCGCCCTTCTCGACCACCCAAGACTTTCTCGTCGAGATCCTGGCCCTGCATCGCCGTCAGCCGATCTCGACGCACCTGGAAGTGGAGACCTATACGTGGCAGGTACTACCCGAAGCGCTGCGTCGCCAGCGGCTGGAAGTGGCAGTGGTGAAGGAGCTCGAGTGGGTGCGACAGCAGTTGGGCGTCAGCGTCGACGCCGAGGCGCTGACGTCTGGCTGA
- a CDS encoding 3-dehydroquinate synthase, whose product MNRPAVSFSPGGGSAIDALSLPLVDAARPTDHGLEASVIHWQHFQVTYDYPVAFTRELLSPDNPLLAEVVARREPELRHRCLVYVDAGVAAAWPDLGRRLARYFEVHATRMTLIAPPITVAAGEAIKASLATVERMLDDLRQHAVDRHAYVIAIGGGAVLDAVGLAAAVAHRGVRLIRLPTTVLAQNDSGVGVKNAVNFRGTKNFTGTFAPPWAVLNDLDFLATLPRRQRLAGIAEAIKVALIRDAAFFDWLEANAEALATFDARAEAYMIQRSAELHLAQIGRGGDPFEQGSSRPLDFGHWSAHKLEALTHHGVSHGEAVAIGIALDTRYSVLAGHLAASDARRVMQLLERLGLPRYHPQLLELDDLGQPALLSGLREFQEHLGGELTVTLLAAVGRAVDVHSMDHALVVSAIEWLHTEIAQHAAA is encoded by the coding sequence ATGAACCGCCCCGCAGTCTCCTTCTCTCCCGGTGGCGGCAGCGCCATCGATGCCTTGTCGCTGCCGCTGGTCGACGCCGCTCGCCCCACCGATCACGGTCTTGAAGCCAGCGTGATCCACTGGCAACACTTTCAGGTCACCTACGACTATCCGGTGGCCTTCACCCGCGAGCTGCTCTCCCCCGACAATCCGCTCCTGGCGGAGGTTGTCGCGCGCCGAGAGCCGGAGCTGCGCCACCGCTGCCTGGTCTATGTCGATGCCGGCGTGGCCGCCGCCTGGCCGGATCTTGGCCGGCGTCTGGCGCGCTACTTCGAGGTCCATGCCACGCGCATGACGCTGATCGCGCCACCGATCACAGTGGCCGCGGGGGAAGCGATCAAGGCGAGCCTGGCAACGGTAGAGCGCATGCTGGACGACCTGCGTCAGCATGCCGTCGATCGCCACGCCTATGTGATCGCCATCGGCGGCGGCGCCGTACTCGATGCTGTCGGCCTGGCCGCCGCCGTGGCCCACCGCGGCGTGCGCCTGATTCGTCTGCCGACCACGGTGCTGGCACAGAACGACAGCGGCGTCGGGGTGAAGAATGCGGTCAATTTCCGCGGCACCAAGAACTTCACCGGCACCTTCGCCCCGCCCTGGGCGGTACTCAACGATCTCGACTTCCTGGCCACGCTGCCGCGCCGCCAGCGCCTGGCCGGGATCGCCGAGGCGATCAAGGTGGCCCTGATCCGTGACGCCGCCTTCTTCGACTGGCTCGAGGCCAATGCCGAGGCGCTGGCGACCTTCGATGCCCGCGCCGAGGCCTACATGATCCAGCGCAGCGCCGAGCTGCACCTGGCGCAGATCGGCCGCGGCGGCGACCCCTTCGAACAGGGCTCGTCACGGCCGCTGGATTTCGGCCACTGGTCGGCCCACAAGCTGGAAGCGCTGACCCATCACGGCGTCAGCCATGGCGAGGCGGTGGCGATCGGCATTGCCCTCGACACCCGCTACTCGGTACTCGCCGGCCACCTGGCGGCGAGTGATGCGCGGCGAGTGATGCAGCTACTCGAACGTCTTGGCCTGCCGCGCTATCACCCGCAGCTGCTGGAGCTCGATGACCTCGGCCAGCCGGCGCTGCTCAGCGGTCTGCGCGAGTTCCAGGAGCACCTGGGGGGCGAATTGACGGTCACCCTGCTGGCCGCGGTCGGACGCGCTGTCGACGTCCATTCGATGGATCACGCCCTGGTCGTCTCGGCGATCGAGTGGCTACACACGGAGATCGCCCAGCATGCAGCTGCCTGA
- a CDS encoding MFS transporter has protein sequence MPTADSAASTPDDPSRVDRTTTDDGHAAAAVYRQPGFAAFLVSRLAAVFAMQIQAIVVAWQVYDITRDPLTLGYVGLAQFLPMVVLLLPAGDLVDRFDRKRILQLSWLTQGVCSACLIALSLQRPESALPFYAVLVLFGAARAFTGPTLQSLLPQIVPRAQLGKAIALNSSIMKIGVIGGPLLGGLLYTFGAPLTYSVVLTCFVTALLGLFAVPVRYAVERLPRDDTAWQRFTAGIRYIRSKPVILGVISLDLFAVLFGGIVALLPVYAHEILHVGPEGLGALRSAIAIGALLMGLYLGVRAINRHAGLTMFAAVAVFGLANLVFALSHWFWLSFGALLIAGAADMISVYVRLTLLQLATPDEMRGRVNAVNMLFIGASNELGEFESGVTAAWFGTVPAAVIGAVGTLGIVGLWMWAFPVLRRADRLDDVEEESAESKPAAPARQS, from the coding sequence ATGCCCACCGCCGACAGTGCCGCATCAACCCCCGACGATCCGTCACGCGTCGATCGCACTACTACCGATGATGGCCACGCCGCGGCAGCGGTCTACCGTCAGCCCGGCTTCGCCGCCTTTCTAGTCTCGCGCCTGGCCGCGGTGTTCGCCATGCAGATCCAGGCAATCGTGGTGGCCTGGCAGGTCTACGACATCACCCGTGACCCGCTGACGCTGGGCTATGTCGGCCTGGCCCAGTTCCTGCCGATGGTCGTCCTGCTGCTGCCGGCGGGTGACCTGGTCGATCGCTTCGACCGCAAGCGCATCCTGCAGCTCAGCTGGCTGACCCAGGGCGTGTGCAGCGCCTGTCTGATCGCGCTCTCGCTGCAGCGCCCCGAGAGCGCACTGCCGTTCTACGCCGTACTGGTGCTGTTCGGCGCAGCGCGGGCGTTTACCGGCCCCACCCTGCAGAGCCTGCTGCCGCAGATCGTGCCACGGGCGCAGCTGGGCAAGGCGATCGCGCTCAACTCCTCGATCATGAAAATCGGGGTCATTGGCGGCCCGCTGCTCGGTGGGTTGCTCTACACCTTCGGTGCGCCGCTCACCTACAGCGTGGTACTGACCTGTTTCGTGACCGCCCTGCTCGGCCTGTTCGCGGTGCCGGTACGCTACGCCGTCGAACGCCTGCCGCGGGATGACACCGCCTGGCAGCGCTTTACCGCGGGCATTCGCTATATCCGCAGCAAGCCGGTGATTCTCGGGGTGATCTCGCTCGACCTGTTCGCGGTGCTGTTCGGCGGCATCGTGGCGCTGCTGCCGGTCTACGCTCATGAGATCCTGCACGTCGGCCCCGAGGGGCTGGGCGCGCTGCGCAGCGCCATCGCCATCGGCGCCCTGCTGATGGGGCTCTATCTAGGGGTACGTGCCATCAACCGCCATGCGGGGCTGACGATGTTTGCAGCAGTGGCAGTGTTCGGCCTGGCCAACCTGGTGTTCGCGCTGTCGCACTGGTTCTGGCTCTCGTTCGGCGCCCTGCTGATCGCCGGCGCTGCCGACATGATCAGCGTCTACGTGCGTCTGACGCTGCTGCAACTGGCAACGCCAGACGAGATGCGCGGCCGGGTCAATGCGGTCAACATGCTGTTCATCGGCGCCTCCAACGAGCTGGGCGAGTTCGAATCCGGGGTCACCGCGGCCTGGTTCGGCACCGTGCCGGCGGCGGTGATCGGCGCTGTCGGCACTTTGGGGATCGTCGGGCTATGGATGTGGGCCTTCCCGGTGTTGCGCCGCGCCGACCGGCTCGATGATGTCGAGGAGGAAAGCGCCGAATCCAAGCCCGCCGCGCCGGCCAGGCAAAGCTGA
- a CDS encoding MFS transporter translates to MSPQLLSMALAPLLGLFILGIGNGFLASLITLRLDAAGESVTTIGWVSAAYYIGLAIGALFNDRLLLRIGHIRAYACFASLVAVTVLLQGLWLNAGLWFTLRMIGGWATLGVYLVIESWLLTAADTRVRGRLLALYMISLYGAGVIGQLLLGVADSAGASQPFMIIAILASLSVLPLGMIPRVSPLIEHAEPLSPWRLITVTPTGVVGCFGSGLAISAIYSLLPLYLQRSGLDVQKIGEMMAVLILGGMLLQYPIGRWSDRHDRQIVLILIGVAMTALCLGMMLLPPLPWLLAGALFLLGGGVFALYPVAVSHAADRAPAGALVRMSQGLLLINALGATLSPPLITPLMTHVGDAGLFVALLGLGGCLVVFFVWRRSRRPAPAPVAPFTSNPPQSVVGAELVVTAALVQGATEHEQQEDLSQVVPEVETAAPEAETAGSAVRPVDAEVETATRD, encoded by the coding sequence ATGTCTCCGCAGTTGCTCTCCATGGCGCTGGCGCCGCTTCTGGGTCTGTTCATCCTGGGTATCGGCAATGGCTTTCTGGCCTCGCTGATCACCCTGCGCCTGGACGCCGCCGGCGAGTCGGTGACTACCATCGGCTGGGTCTCGGCGGCCTACTACATCGGCCTGGCGATCGGGGCGCTGTTCAACGACCGCCTGCTGCTGCGCATCGGCCATATTCGCGCCTACGCCTGTTTTGCCTCGCTGGTGGCGGTGACCGTGCTGCTGCAGGGGCTGTGGCTCAATGCGGGGCTGTGGTTCACCCTGCGCATGATCGGCGGCTGGGCTACCCTGGGCGTCTATCTGGTGATCGAGAGCTGGCTGCTGACGGCGGCGGATACCCGCGTCCGCGGGCGCCTGCTGGCGCTCTACATGATCTCGCTCTACGGCGCCGGGGTGATCGGCCAACTGCTGCTCGGCGTGGCCGACAGTGCCGGTGCCAGCCAGCCGTTCATGATCATCGCCATCCTGGCGTCGCTGTCGGTGCTGCCGCTGGGCATGATCCCCCGGGTATCGCCGCTGATCGAGCACGCCGAACCGCTCTCGCCGTGGCGTCTGATCACGGTTACGCCCACTGGTGTGGTGGGCTGCTTCGGCTCGGGGCTGGCGATCTCGGCGATCTACAGTCTGCTGCCGCTCTATCTGCAGCGCAGCGGCCTCGACGTGCAGAAGATCGGCGAGATGATGGCGGTGCTGATTCTGGGCGGCATGCTGCTGCAGTACCCAATCGGCCGCTGGTCGGATCGCCACGACCGCCAGATCGTGCTGATCCTGATCGGTGTGGCGATGACCGCGCTGTGTCTGGGCATGATGCTGCTGCCGCCGCTACCGTGGCTGCTGGCGGGGGCGCTGTTTCTGCTCGGCGGCGGGGTGTTCGCGCTCTATCCGGTGGCGGTGAGCCACGCCGCCGACCGCGCCCCGGCCGGTGCCCTGGTGCGCATGAGCCAGGGATTGCTGCTGATCAACGCCCTCGGCGCCACCCTCAGCCCGCCGCTGATCACCCCGCTGATGACGCATGTCGGCGATGCCGGGCTGTTCGTGGCGCTGCTCGGTCTGGGCGGCTGTCTGGTGGTGTTCTTCGTCTGGCGGCGTAGCCGTCGTCCGGCGCCGGCACCGGTGGCACCCTTCACCTCCAACCCGCCGCAGTCGGTGGTCGGGGCCGAGCTGGTAGTGACCGCGGCGCTGGTGCAGGGGGCGACCGAGCATGAACAGCAGGAGGATCTGTCCCAGGTCGTCCCGGAGGTGGAGACCGCGGCCCCCGAGGCGGAAACGGCCGGATCGGCGGTCAGGCCGGTAGACGCCGAGGTGGAGACCGCGACGCGCGACTGA
- a CDS encoding 2OG-Fe(II) oxygenase: MLHTQTHHAYWDEQQLTPLIDALVARGWYAGETFLDAGLCQDLHAELARLEARQQLQEAAIGRGDERTLRRDIRGDAIHWLDRESLAQRRYLALMAELQQQINIALYLGLFEFEAHFAQYPPGAFYRKHYDSFRGRANRIVSTVLYLNPDWPEDGGGEMALYDEHDNEREVARVAPRAGTFVCFLSEHIPHEVLPTRLPRTSIAGWFRRNASLGGLVDPAR; this comes from the coding sequence ATGCTTCACACCCAGACTCACCACGCCTACTGGGACGAACAGCAGCTGACGCCGCTGATCGACGCCCTGGTCGCGCGTGGCTGGTACGCCGGGGAGACGTTTCTGGACGCTGGCCTGTGCCAAGACCTGCACGCCGAGCTGGCCCGACTCGAGGCGCGCCAGCAGCTGCAGGAAGCCGCTATCGGCCGCGGTGACGAGCGAACCCTGCGCCGCGACATCCGCGGCGACGCCATCCACTGGCTCGACCGCGAGAGTCTCGCCCAGCGCCGCTATCTGGCGCTGATGGCCGAACTCCAGCAGCAGATCAATATCGCCCTCTATCTGGGGCTATTCGAGTTCGAGGCGCACTTCGCCCAGTACCCGCCGGGCGCCTTCTACCGCAAGCACTACGACAGCTTCCGCGGACGCGCCAACCGTATCGTCTCCACGGTGCTCTATCTCAACCCTGACTGGCCCGAGGATGGCGGCGGCGAGATGGCGCTCTACGACGAGCACGACAACGAGCGCGAAGTCGCGCGGGTGGCGCCGCGCGCCGGCACCTTCGTCTGCTTTCTCTCCGAGCACATTCCCCACGAGGTACTGCCGACCCGCCTGCCGCGCACCAGCATCGCCGGCTGGTTCCGGCGCAATGCCTCCCTCGGCGGGCTGGTCGACCCCGCGCGCTGA
- a CDS encoding CoA pyrophosphatase, whose translation MLETLRERLQAHRPRQLDAAFPQAAVLLPLVARREPTLLFTQRTDHLSSHAGQVAFPGGKREPEDRDLLATALRESQEEIALAPANVEIVGRLGDLLSLHGLRVTPYVGIIPPDLTLTPEPGEIAAIFEVPLAHFLDDRRTHTDVIPVDDHEWFVPSYQVDGRVIWGLSAMMLVELLAVGFASRVSLEHPPAGGELRYHPQRGRRTTR comes from the coding sequence ATGTTAGAGACACTTCGCGAGCGCCTGCAAGCGCACCGCCCCCGCCAGCTCGACGCCGCCTTCCCCCAGGCCGCCGTGCTGCTCCCTCTGGTGGCCCGCCGCGAGCCGACGCTCTTGTTCACCCAGCGCACCGACCACCTCTCCTCCCACGCCGGCCAGGTCGCCTTTCCCGGCGGCAAGCGCGAACCCGAGGACCGCGATCTGCTGGCCACGGCGCTGCGCGAGAGCCAGGAGGAGATCGCCTTGGCACCGGCCAACGTGGAGATCGTCGGGCGCCTCGGTGACCTGCTTTCGCTGCATGGCCTGCGGGTCACGCCCTACGTGGGCATCATCCCCCCGGATCTGACGCTGACGCCAGAGCCCGGCGAAATCGCGGCGATCTTCGAGGTACCGCTGGCCCACTTCCTCGACGACCGGCGCACCCATACCGACGTGATCCCGGTCGACGATCACGAATGGTTCGTACCCAGCTATCAGGTCGACGGTCGCGTCATCTGGGGGCTCTCGGCGATGATGCTGGTCGAGCTGCTGGCGGTGGGCTTCGCCAGCCGAGTCTCGCTGGAACACCCGCCGGCAGGCGGCGAGCTGCGCTATCATCCGCAGCGCGGGCGCCGCACCACCCGATGA
- a CDS encoding NUDIX hydrolase, translated as MNYCSQCGNPVRFAIPEGDDRPRFQCDACGTIHYQNPRIVAGTLPVSGSRVLLCRRAIAPRKGYWTLPAGFMENGETVEQAALRETREEANAMVDAPSLYTLISLPHIDQVYMIFRGELDGGYASGPESLEVALFEESEIPWGELAFPTIERTLRHFFSDRVDGHFPLHSGQIGLEERERFFGSA; from the coding sequence ATGAACTACTGCAGTCAGTGTGGCAACCCGGTGCGTTTCGCCATCCCCGAGGGTGACGATCGCCCGCGCTTTCAGTGCGACGCCTGCGGCACCATCCATTATCAGAATCCCCGCATCGTGGCCGGGACGCTGCCGGTGTCGGGCTCGCGGGTGCTGCTGTGCCGTCGCGCGATCGCCCCGCGCAAGGGCTACTGGACCCTGCCGGCCGGTTTCATGGAGAACGGCGAGACGGTCGAGCAGGCCGCGCTGCGCGAGACCCGCGAGGAGGCGAACGCGATGGTCGATGCGCCTTCACTTTACACGCTGATCAGTCTGCCGCACATCGACCAGGTCTACATGATCTTCCGCGGTGAGCTCGACGGCGGCTACGCCTCGGGACCCGAAAGTCTCGAGGTGGCGCTGTTCGAGGAGAGCGAGATCCCCTGGGGGGAACTCGCCTTTCCCACCATAGAACGCACCCTGCGCCACTTCTTCAGCGATCGCGTGGACGGCCACTTCCCGCTGCACTCGGGGCAGATCGGCCTCGAGGAGCGCGAGCGCTTCTTCGGTTCGGCCTGA
- the ftsB gene encoding cell division protein FtsB — protein MWKWVILVLVVMLGLLQYRLWFGEGGIHEFNDIQARADVLEGTTQTLKARNDRLAAEVVDLKTGLDAIEERARSDIGMVRKDEQFFWVPDVDASHGPAAETGVITP, from the coding sequence ATGTGGAAATGGGTCATCCTGGTCTTGGTCGTCATGCTCGGGCTTTTGCAGTACCGGCTCTGGTTCGGCGAGGGCGGCATTCACGAATTCAATGATATCCAGGCACGGGCCGACGTGCTCGAAGGCACCACCCAGACCCTGAAAGCGCGTAACGACCGCCTTGCGGCCGAAGTGGTCGATCTCAAGACCGGCCTCGATGCGATCGAGGAGCGTGCCCGCAGTGATATCGGCATGGTGCGTAAGGACGAGCAGTTCTTCTGGGTGCCCGACGTCGACGCCAGCCACGGCCCGGCCGCCGAGACGGGGGTGATCACGCCATGA
- the ispD gene encoding 2-C-methyl-D-erythritol 4-phosphate cytidylyltransferase: MTLWLIVPAAGRGSRMQADRPKQYLGLHGRSVLARTLERLHQAFPEAALRLCLDPDDGYFDPDDVPFSEWQRVDGGRERVDSVRRALSSIAAEAAADDWVLVHDAARPCVQLADLTALSRALEEEAIGALLAAPVADTMKRADARGRVNHTEPRDGLWHALTPQAFRYDLLRQALDAALATGAAVTDEASAIEAMGLAPLLVPGSRDNLKITRPEDLILAARILSLQSETDSAAQGVEA, from the coding sequence ATGACACTGTGGTTGATCGTTCCCGCCGCCGGCCGCGGCAGTCGCATGCAGGCCGACCGACCCAAGCAGTATCTGGGGCTGCACGGGCGCAGCGTGCTAGCGCGGACTCTGGAACGCCTGCACCAGGCCTTTCCCGAGGCGGCGCTGCGCCTGTGTCTCGACCCCGATGATGGCTATTTCGATCCGGACGACGTGCCCTTCAGCGAGTGGCAGCGTGTCGACGGTGGACGCGAGCGCGTCGATAGCGTGCGCCGCGCGCTGTCCAGCATTGCTGCCGAGGCGGCCGCCGACGACTGGGTACTGGTCCACGACGCCGCGCGCCCCTGCGTGCAGCTTGCCGATCTCACCGCGCTCTCCCGCGCGCTGGAGGAGGAGGCCATTGGTGCGCTGCTCGCTGCCCCGGTGGCGGACACCATGAAGCGCGCCGACGCGCGCGGCCGGGTCAACCACACCGAGCCACGCGATGGCTTGTGGCACGCGCTGACGCCGCAGGCGTTTCGCTACGACCTGCTGCGTCAGGCGCTGGATGCGGCGCTGGCCACCGGTGCAGCGGTCACCGACGAAGCCTCGGCGATCGAGGCCATGGGGCTGGCGCCGCTGCTGGTGCCGGGCAGCCGCGACAATCTCAAGATCACGCGTCCGGAGGATCTGATCCTGGCGGCGCGCATTCTCTCGCTGCAGAGCGAGACCGATAGTGCAGCACAGGGAGTCGAGGCATGA
- the ispF gene encoding 2-C-methyl-D-erythritol 2,4-cyclodiphosphate synthase, producing MTLRIGHGFDVHRFGEGGHLMIGGVRIPFEQGFVAHSDGDVLLHAISDALLGACALGDIGHHFPDTDPTWAGADSRELLRQVVALIHARGYRVGNLDATILAQAPKMAPWIEPMRAAIAADLETAADNVNVKATTTERLGFTGRSEGIAAEAVVLLLATAP from the coding sequence ATGACGCTCAGAATTGGCCACGGGTTCGATGTGCACCGCTTCGGCGAGGGCGGTCATCTGATGATCGGCGGCGTGCGTATTCCCTTCGAGCAGGGCTTCGTCGCCCACTCCGACGGCGACGTGCTGCTGCACGCGATCAGCGATGCGCTGCTGGGTGCCTGCGCGCTGGGGGACATCGGCCATCACTTCCCCGACACCGACCCGACCTGGGCGGGCGCCGACAGCCGCGAGCTGCTGCGCCAGGTGGTGGCGCTGATCCACGCGCGCGGCTATCGGGTGGGCAATCTCGACGCCACTATCCTCGCCCAGGCGCCGAAGATGGCACCCTGGATCGAGCCCATGCGCGCGGCGATCGCCGCCGACCTGGAAACCGCGGCGGACAACGTCAACGTCAAGGCGACCACCACCGAGCGCCTCGGCTTCACAGGCCGCAGCGAGGGCATCGCGGCAGAGGCGGTGGTCCTGCTGCTGGCGACGGCGCCGTGA
- the truD gene encoding tRNA pseudouridine(13) synthase TruD — MSPTAPAWPPCWAYVETPPGVEGRYRESAEAFQVEEVLDFTPEGEGEHLWVWIEKRGVTTPDAARSLARQAEVALRDVGFSGLKDRDAVTRQWLSLALPGRTLAAGWETPLAERGIRVLRAVRHPRKLKRGVHRANRFRLRLDGPAASSDAVHERWTRLLAQGVPNYFGPQRFGPEGRNLQRALALFARGWRKREDPQGLLLSTARSYLFNQVLAARVADGSWCRPLAGDVLNLEGTASRFLSETVDPALEARAAAGDLHPTGPLWGQGEPHSRGDVAVLEQREAAACAALRDGLIAAGARHERRALRVLPGAARWCPAETESSAWLEFSLPRGAFATAVLRELMRHPTLV, encoded by the coding sequence GTGAGCCCCACCGCGCCGGCCTGGCCGCCGTGCTGGGCCTACGTCGAGACGCCGCCGGGCGTCGAGGGCCGCTATCGCGAGAGCGCCGAGGCGTTTCAGGTCGAGGAGGTGCTCGACTTCACGCCGGAAGGGGAGGGCGAGCATCTCTGGGTGTGGATCGAGAAGCGCGGGGTGACCACCCCGGATGCCGCGCGCAGTCTGGCGCGGCAGGCCGAGGTCGCGCTGCGCGACGTCGGCTTCAGCGGGCTCAAGGATCGCGACGCGGTGACCCGGCAGTGGCTGTCGCTGGCGCTGCCGGGGCGCACCCTTGCCGCGGGCTGGGAGACGCCGCTGGCCGAGCGTGGCATTCGTGTGCTGCGGGCGGTGCGCCATCCGCGCAAGCTCAAGCGCGGCGTACACCGTGCCAACCGTTTCCGCCTGCGCCTCGACGGGCCTGCGGCGAGTTCGGACGCGGTGCACGAGCGCTGGACACGGCTGCTCGCCCAGGGCGTGCCCAACTACTTCGGCCCCCAGCGCTTCGGCCCTGAGGGGCGCAATCTGCAGCGCGCCCTGGCGCTGTTCGCCCGCGGCTGGCGCAAGCGTGAGGACCCGCAGGGGCTCCTGCTCTCCACCGCGCGCAGCTATCTTTTCAATCAGGTGCTGGCGGCGCGGGTGGCCGACGGCAGCTGGTGCCGGCCGCTGGCCGGCGACGTGCTCAATCTGGAAGGCACGGCCAGCCGCTTCTTGAGCGAAACGGTCGACCCTGCGCTCGAGGCGCGCGCGGCGGCCGGCGATCTGCACCCCACCGGCCCGCTGTGGGGGCAGGGCGAGCCGCACAGCCGTGGCGACGTGGCCGTGCTGGAGCAACGCGAGGCAGCGGCATGTGCGGCGCTGCGCGATGGTCTGATTGCCGCCGGTGCGCGTCACGAGCGGCGCGCACTGCGTGTGCTGCCGGGGGCAGCTCGATGGTGCCCGGCTGAGACGGAGAGCTCGGCGTGGCTCGAGTTCAGCCTGCCGCGGGGGGCCTTCGCCACCGCCGTGCTGCGCGAGTTGATGCGTCATCCGACCCTGGTCTGA